GAATTTCTCTAAGCCAATCCGACAACTTGCAGTTTGTAAGCGGCACATTAAAGGTAGGCGAATCGGCCACCACTGCTTTAATCAAAGATACCAAAAAGGCAGGACAGAACGAAGCGCAAATTTTCATCTACGATTCGCCGCCGGGCACATCCTGTCCGGTAATCGAGGCCGTAAAAGATATGGATTACATCGTTCTGGTGGGAGAGCCCACGCCCTTCGGATTACACGATCTCGACCTGCTGGTTCAGGTGGTGCGACAGTTCGACAAGCCGTTTGGCGTGGTGATTAACAAAGCCATGGATGAAGAAGACCTCATTACAGAATATTGCCGGCAGAAGCATATTGAGGTGCTTGGCAGAATTCCCCATAGGCAAGAAATTGCCCGGGCCTATGCCCGGGGGCAGCTGATTACGCAGGCCGTAGAAGGTATGGAGCGGTTGTTTTTGAATCTTTTAAATAAGATTACGCAAAAAGTTAATGAGGTGGCGGCATGAAAGAGATTGTAATCATCAGTGGAAAGGGCGGAACCGGCAAAACTTCCATTACGGCTGCGCTGGGCGCCCTGGCAGGCAAAAGCGCTGTGGTGGCGGACTGCGACGTGGATGCCGCCAATTTACATCTGCTCTACGAACCGCGTGTTCGCCATGCAGAAGATTTTTACAGCGGCAAAACGGCGATTATTGACAACGATCTTTGTACAGATTGCGGCCTTTGCGCTGAAAAATGTGCCTTTGACGCCATTCGGTACGAATATGGCCAGTACATGGTGGACGAAGTAAGTTGCGAAGGCTGTGCCGTTTGTTTTCATCTTTGTCCGGTTAACGCCATTCGCATGGAAGAGAATCTGGCCGGCAAATGGTACCGCGCCCAATCTCGATTCGATAACGAATTTGTTTATGCCCATCTGGGAATTGGTCAGGAAAATTCGGGCAAATTAGTGGCTAAAGTAAAACAGGAAGCGAAAAAGATTGCCGAAAACGAGAATATTCCCTTTATCTTTGTAGATGGCCCGCCGGGCGTTGGATGTCCGGTCATTTCTTCTTTGAGTAATGTCGATCATGTGTTGTTAGTTACCGAAGCTTCGCAATCGGGTTTGCACGATCTGCAGCGTCTGGTGGAGTTGATCGAATATTTTAAACTAAAAGCCTCTTGCGTAATTAATAAGAGCGATTTAAACGAACAAATGGCCAGTGAAATTGATGACTATTGCCAGAAACATAACATTACCGTAATCAATCACATTCCCTATCATCCAGAGTTTGTTGAAACGCTAAATGCCAAAAAAACCTTGATTGAGGGAAAAGATAAGGCTATCAAACAAAAAATTTTCCAGATCTATCAATTTTTAACCAGAGAAGAGGAGTGAGTGTCATGAAAGTAGCTTTTACAGCCCAGGGAAATGGCTGGTACGAAAAAGTAGATTTGCGCTTTGGACGGGGCAGAGGTTTTTTTGTAGTCGATACGAACAACGAAGAGACCAGGTTTATTGACAATGCTTCTAATGTGGAAGCTGCGCACGGCGCGGGTACCAGCGCCGCCCAGATTATCATCAATGCGGGGATTGATGTCCTGGTTACCGGACATGTGGGCCCTAAAGCCGGTTCTGTTTTGAAAAGCGCAGGAATTAAGGTTTACTCTACAGAAGGAAATATAACCTTAAAAGACGCCTATCGCCTGTTTAAAGAAGGAAAGTTGAAGGAACAGGAATTGTAATCTTTAAATGGGCGAACGGTTGAAGACTAACATTTTTAAATAAATTACGGCTAACTAAAAAGGAGGAATAATCATGCCGTGGGGAGATCGCACAGGTCCTTCAGGTCAGGGACCACGAACAGGCAGAGGATTGGGATACTGCGCGGGCTATGACAGCCCGGGCTACACCAGGGGAACGCCCATGGGCCGTGGATTTGGCTTTGGACGCGGTTTGGGTCGGGGCTTTGGCCGCGGCTTTGGCTTTGGGCGTGGTTTTGGATGGCGCTGGAGCTGGCCATGGCCGCAAACGGGCAGCGCCCAGGCCGCTCCAACTAGCGACAAAGGCAACCAGGCCGAGCTAACCGCCATGAAAAATGAACTGAACAGCCTGAAATCCGCGGTCGAGGGCTTGTTGAATCGGCTCAGCGCATTAACCGAAAAAAGCGCCGCCGGCTCCAAAGAGAACGACTGATTCTCAAGCCGAAAGATGTGGAGGCTGTTCGTCAAGCAACGGGCAGCCCCCGCATTTTTTAAGCTTAAATTCAGCTTTAGATGGAATTCATTAAAAACGGAGCTTTGGTATTTTACACGGCTCAAAATAAAATCAAAAACTTTAAAGGGAGGGAGCAATGAGCGAACAAAATTCATCAAAAATTGTAAAGATTGGTATCATTATTTGCGATCGCTACCGCAATTGCGCGGCAGGCAAATGTTTAAGAGCGCTGAAAAACCGTGAAGGGGCTTTCGGTTATTATCAGGACGTGGAAGTGGAGCTGGTGGGCTTTACCACCTGCGGCGGCTGTCCCGGGGGCAATATTGAATACGCGCCGGCCGAAATGAAAAGAAACGGCGTGGACGTCATTCATCTGGCTACGGGCTTGCTGGTCGGTTATCCGCCCTGTCCTTATTTAAAGTACTTTAAAGAATTTATTGAAATGCACCATCAGATCAAGGTGGTTTACGGGACGCATCCCATTCCACAAAGTTACTTTTTAACGCATCAGGAATTGGGATCGTGGGATTCGCCGGAGTGGAAAGAAATCATAACGCCAGAATTAACCATAGAAGATCAACGACTGAGTTACAGTTGAAAAAAAAGGAGAATGAAGATGGCAGGAATGGCCAGACAGACCATGGGCAGCGGAGGGTATTGTATCTGTCCAAAATGTGATTATCGGGCGCCGCATCAGCGCGGTGTGCCGTGTCAGGAGCAGCGCTGTCCCCATTGCGGAGCCAGATTGATGCGCGAAGGCTCTTATCATCACCAATTGTTATTGGAGAAGAGAAAGCAAAAAAGTGAACGCAAAGATGAGGGAAATTGAATCCTGGCGCAGCTCTTTTGGCGCAATGAAGGAATGATTTGACATGGAAAAGTGGAATCATCTTTGCAAATTAGCAAAAGTAAAAACAATGTATTAGTCTGAGAAAAAACACATGACATGCCAGAAATGGCGGACATTGGAGCTGTCCCAAAAGTCAAAGAGAATGTATTTTTATAAATATTTTCTTTCCCTCACCCCCTTTAATTCCCCCTCTCCCGATTTTCGCTGATCTTTATACACACATAGCACCGTGGGTTATGGGCCGTCTCGGCTTGAAGTAAAAATAATATACATCTCGGTTGCCGTATCCAATCGCTGTATACCTCGCCAGAGCGTTACTGTGCCAGGCTCGCCATCACTCTTTCTGCCTAAATGGCCTCCGATCTGACCTACCATACGGATGGCTTCTCGTAAACTCATCGGCTCCTCCGGCGCTATGGGCGTCTTATGCACATAGCAATACAACGCTTTCCATTCCTCTTCTTTGAAAAATACGCTCGCCGGCGAATCCGGTATTTCACGACCTAACATGGTCATATGATAAATGCGCCAGGCTACAACCATATCCACGGCTAAGGCCGTCTCTAAACGATCCGCACTGCCTAATTGACGATCTTTTATGCGGCAGCCGCTCTTGAGCGTTCGATGATATATCTCGATACCCCAACGACGAGTGTACCACTGCACTCGTTGATAGGCATCAGTAAAATTCTCTACCGACACCGTGGTCAATAACATCCACTCTATTGGACTCTTAATATCAGCTGGCGGATCGACCTCTCGGATATAAACAGCCCACACCTTAATGGGCTTAGAGGACGAAAATCGTTTCGGCGGTTCTAAGTCTATCGACGAATAACGCAAGGACATCTTGGCCTCACGAGCCCTGATATTGCCCCTACGAGGAACATGAATTTGAAATTGACCGCGCTCTTCTTGACTGGACATGTAATCCCACAGATCAATTCCGGCCACTTTGCGATTGCGGCGCTTGCCCACGCGTACCAAAAGTCCTGCCTTGCTATCTTTCCTTTGAGCCTCATGAAATAATTCGTAGATATCCGCCTCTCGATCGCCCACGCTTACGATAAGCGTCTCCGGACATAACTTAGCGATCTCGTTGACCCGGCGATAACTACGTAACCATTTCATACTCTCTTTTTGCTCAATGGGTAATTCCTTCCGACGACGCGTCTTGCCTCGATCCTTCGGATCACGAGCCCATACCTGGGCATCCAATACGCCTAACGGCGTGCCATCCTCACTAAAGGCCAATGTATCATGTAAAATCAAGCCAATGCTCTGGTGATCTATATGGCTTGTCGGCCCCAAGTCTTTGGTCATGGGATGCGTGCTGTAGTCTAAAATGGTCGTGTCCTGAGGCGCTAAAACCACCTTGTGTTCTTTTATGCGATCTATCGTCGCCTCGGTATGTGCATCTAAAATAATATCCATGGTTACCTTCTCGTTTTGAAAAAATCGATAGGCGCCCATCGTGCGCGCCTTACCACCACAGGCCTCCGGAATGTTGGCCTGCGGCTTGTTGTAAAAGTCATCCGCTATGGCGTACAAACGCTGTTTGAGACGATTGTCATATAAGCGAATGCTGCCAAATTCCCGCTCCGCCCAATTCGATGAGTCTTTGATTAATCGTCCTTGGCCTAAACCGTCCGCACTCTCCTGACACAAAATCTTTCGCCAGTTCCTTTGCAATGGATAAAGAAATACCTTTTTGGCGATACCGTCACGACGACCGCTGGTATTTCCTACATAAAGCCAGTTGGAAGCCAGGTAACCGATGCCTTTGAAAACACTAGAATCCACATAACTTTCCACCAAAACCGGGCGATAACCATAACGACTCTCCCAATCGGTTCCAATACGCTGCAAGGCTTTACTCAACAGAAATGAAGCCAGATTCTTGACCTTAACCGTAGGTACGATCAAAAAACGATCATTACTGATCACATACTGGATATTCTCCCTTCGCGCCTTTTCGCTCCAGCCAATATAGGCATCCCTGGCTCGTAATTTATAAGTCGCTGAACTAAAGCCTAAAGCGCCAATATAGCCATACTTCTCGCTTTTTACAATATAGCGAATCTGAGCGCCACAAAGTTTTGCGCTTTTAAGGTAATGGAAATTCTCTATTAACTGAAACCATGCGCGCGAATCCTTGCTGTAGCGGCTTTTGATCGGCTCGATTACAATTTCGCCTAAAACCGATAAATGGCCTTCAATGGAGGCGATTGGAACATCAAGCTTACGCTTTTTCTTTTTTTCAAAAGCATAGCTTTTTTTTCGTTCTGGTAATTTGATTAAACCGCGCCGATCCAGCTCTAATAAGGCTTTACGGCAGCTCATCTCCTGGAATTTCCCATTGGGAGATTTCCAGTCCATCAGTTCGCATACCTCTCGTGATAATTTCCTACGAGATATCTGCGGCTGCCGGGCAATGATCGCATTAATACGTTTTAATATTGGTTCGCTAAAAATTTTCCCATATATTTGCATGTAGAAAATTTAACAAATTATTCCCCCTGTGTCAAGTGTGTGCCAGGTCCAGCGATTTTCGGGAGAGGGGGACAGGGGGTGAGTGTTAATGTAAGATTTACCATGTATTTAAATAAATATACATTTAATTTCGCTTTTGAGACACCCCCATTTCTCCTGCTTGAAAAGCCGCCTGTTTCAACCAAGGCCATGGGTTAATTATTAACGTAAAGCAAACAAAACGTACGCAAAGGCTGTAAATTTAATTCTTTTTAAATTTCCCAAATAGCCTTATTTAGGATACTTCCTCCAAAAGATCTAGTGCTGTGGCGTTTGAAATAAAAAACTCATCCCCCAGCCCCTTCTCTTTAAAAAAAGGTGTAAATTGTGCCGGTTTGCTTAGTTTTCGTCTTAAATGTTGAGATGCAGGTCTATTTTTTTTCAATTTTGGCGTTCCCTTTTCAGCTGACGCTAGACAGAAGGTTTTGCGTAAAAAATCTTTGCGCTCTTTGCGGTTCGTTTTTGGTTGCGGCCTTGCTGCCTTGGAGGTTTTGAGGTAGTTTTTGAACCTTGATTAAAATGAATACAGGATTAACTTGATTTTTTTCACTCGTGAAAGTTTTACACTCAATTTTAAAGCAAAATTTTGTAAGCACAAAATACAAATCATGGAAATCCCGAAATCAAGTAAATCATGGTTCAAAATTGATTGTCCGCCGGCCTGTCATTTTTTAATTTTAAACGTCCTTTGCCCCCTTTGTGACTCCTCTTTGCTAACAGTGGTTACTTAAATCCCTGCGGAAATGATTTTTGCTGCTTTAGATACTGGAATGTTCGTTGTCCTTCACAACAATCCAAACCATTCGTTAAGTTTAGTGATCGCTTTGTTATCCATTTCTAATAAATTTGAATGAATGGACGAAAATAAACATTATACTAATCTTTTATCTTATTTAAGGATTATCCATGTGTGGAATAGCAGGAATTTTCCAAATTAATGGTCCGATTGCACGGGCACAAGATAAAATAAAAAATATGGTGGGACAACTCTTTCATCGGGGCCCCGATGAATGTGGTTTTTATTTTGATTATCCAATAGCCATGGGCATGACCCGTTTAAGCATTATCGATGTGGCCGGAGGAAGCCAGCCTATATGTAATGAAAGTGAAGACATCTGGGTTGTTTTTAACGGCGAAATCTTTAATTACAAAGAGTTACGCGTTTTGCTGGAAAAATTCGGCCACCGCTTTAAAACCAGCAGCGACACCGAGGTTATCGTTCACAGTTACGAACAATGGGGTGAGGACTTCATCCGATATTTAAACGGTCAGTTTGCCATCAGTCTGTGGGATCGGAAAAAAAGACAGCTTTTGCTGGCCAGAGATCGTCTGGGCATCCGGCCATTATTTTACGCCTTTTTTAAAAACAAGCTCATCTTTGCCTCGGAAATTAAAGCCATTTTTGCGGAGGGCAGCATTAATCCGGAAGTTGATTTTTCAGGACTAAACGATATTTTTACCTTCTGGGTTACTCTGCCGCCGCGTACTGCTTTTAAAAAGATTAACGAACTACCGCCGGGACGGATGTTAACGGTTGATCATCGCGGCGTTAAAGAAACAGAATACTGGGATATTCCTTTTCAGGCTGACGTGAGCGACAAAAAAACCACGATCTTGCAGGAGGAACTGGAAAACCTGTTGACCGACGCGGTGCGCATTCGTTTGCGCGCTGATGTGCCGGTGGGCGCCTATTTAAGCGGTGGCCTGGATTCTTCCATTATCACCGCATTGGTCAATAAAATTCATCGAAACAAACTCAAGACCTTTTCGGTTAATTTTACAGATCAGGCCTACGACGAGCAATTTTATCAGGAGACGTTGATCAGCCAGTTAAATACAGAACACCGTTCCATGCGCGTAGATGCCGTTGATATTTTGCGCCATTTTCATCGCGTTGTATGGCTGGCCGAAAAACCCATGTTGCGTCTGGCGCCTGCGCCGTTGCTGGCCCTTTCTTCTATGGTGAACGGCGACGGTTTCAAAGTGGTATTGACCGGCGAAGGAGCCGACGAATTTTTTGCCGGATACAATATTTTCAAAGAAACCAGAGTACGCTGCTTTTGGGCCAGAGAACCGGAGGCCGATTGTCGTCCTTTATTGTTAAGCCGCATTTATCCCTACATTTTAAGTCAGCAGGGAACGCTCAATCCCTTCTGGCAGGCCTTTTTTAAGCGGCACCTACAGGAAACAGAGAATCCTTTCTATTCCCATCTTTTGCGCTGGGAAAATACGGCCAAAATTCGCCATTTATTAAGCGAACCAATAAAATCGTCTTGTAATTACGAGGATCAACTGGCCAGAGCAGAAGCTTATCTTTCAAAATTAAAAGAAATTTCTTCGCCTCTTTCCCGCGCTCAATACATCGAAGCAAAATTGTTTATGAATGGCTATCTATTGTCTTCGCAGGGCGATCGCATGTTGATGGGACATTCCGTGGAAGGGCGTTTTCCATTTCTTGATCATCGGGTTGTCGCGTTTGCAGCCACGCTACCGGAAGATTTGCGACTAAGGGGCTTAAACGAAAAGTTTTTACTTAAAAAGACCTTTAAAAAGATTTTGCCATCGGTCATTTTGCAACGCCCCAAACAACCGTATCGGGCACCCGTTTCAAAAAACCTCTTTGGCCACCCAGAACTGGAATGGATTGAGGCTTTTTTTCGGCCGCAAACGCTTGAGCAATACGGCTATTTTGATCCGACAAGAGTTGGTATTTTAAAACAAAAGATAATTCGTCAGCAAACGCCCCTTTCACTGGTTGACGAAATGGCCATTGTCGCCATTCTTTCCACGCAGTTGTGGCATTTTCATTTTTTTGAAGATTTAAACAATAAAGCCGAAAAATTACCTGAAAAACAAAAAATAGTTGATCAAAGAGAAGCATAGGAGAAGTTATGGCCTTTTCCAAAGAAGACTTAAATATCGATCCGGCGGAAGAGACCGGACGCATCGTTCAATGGATGCGACAGAGCGTTGGACGCCGATTGCACAAACAGGGAGCGGTGATTGGTATTAGCGGCGGGATTGATTCCAGTGTCTGTCTGGCGTTGGCCGTGCGGGCCTTCGGCCCGCAGCGCGTGTTAGGCGTGGCCCTGCCCGAACACGAGTCCAATTCCGAAAGTTTGCATCTGGCTCGAAATCTGGCTAAGCAGTACGGCGCGCGGTTTATTGTGGAAGAAATAACCGACGCATTAAGCGGTTTTGGCGCCTATGCCAGAAGGGACGAGGCAGTAAAGAGCGTTTTCCCTGAATTCGGAGAAGGGTATCGATCCAAAATTGTTTTGCCGCCGGTAACCGAAAAGGATACGTTTAACGTGTTTTATTTAACCATTATTGCGCCCGACGGTCAGGAAAAGACCAAACGCCTGCCGTTGAAAGAGTACTTACAAATTGTGGCCGCTTCTAATTTTAAACAGCGCACGCGTATGAGCATGTTGTATTATCATGCCGATCGTCTGAATTACGCGGTAATCGGAACAGGGAATAAAAATGAACATGAGCAGGGCTTTTTTGTCAAGTTTGGCGATGGAGGCGCCGATCTGAAACCCATCGCTCATCTGTTTAAAACCCAGGTCTATCAATTAGCAGAGTTTCTGGGCATTCCTGAAGAAATCAGAAAACGTACGCCGACCACCGACACCTATAGCGCGGAGTGTACGCAGGAAGAATTTTTCTTTAGAGTGCCTTTTGAAATTGGCGATCTGGTCTGGCTGGGAATGGAACGACAGGTCCCCCCGGAAGAAATCGCCCGGGCCGCCAGTATTTCTGTTCAGGAAGTGATCAATATTCAGAACGACATCAAGCGGAAGATTCGAACGGCCGAATATCTAAAAATGAATCCGTTACATCTTGATTAAAAACAGCTTTTTAAATAAAAAATAAAAAGGGGAAATGGAGTGGAAGGCATGGAAAAGAAAATCAGAAATTTTATCGTGGACAACTTTCTCTTTGGTGATAATAGCGTAACCTTTAGCGATGACGATTCTCTTTCGGAAAATGGTATTATTGATTCAACCGGCATCCTTGGTCTGGTTAACTTTTTAGAAAGCGAATTTCAAATTTCAATAGAAAATGAGGAGATTACGCCAGAAAATCTGGATTCAATCAATAAAATTGTTCAGTTTATTAAAATGAAGATCGGCCAGATGTCC
This sequence is a window from Caldithrix abyssi DSM 13497. Protein-coding genes within it:
- a CDS encoding CGGC domain-containing protein translates to MSEQNSSKIVKIGIIICDRYRNCAAGKCLRALKNREGAFGYYQDVEVELVGFTTCGGCPGGNIEYAPAEMKRNGVDVIHLATGLLVGYPPCPYLKYFKEFIEMHHQIKVVYGTHPIPQSYFLTHQELGSWDSPEWKEIITPELTIEDQRLSYS
- a CDS encoding DUF5320 domain-containing protein codes for the protein MPWGDRTGPSGQGPRTGRGLGYCAGYDSPGYTRGTPMGRGFGFGRGLGRGFGRGFGFGRGFGWRWSWPWPQTGSAQAAPTSDKGNQAELTAMKNELNSLKSAVEGLLNRLSALTEKSAAGSKEND
- a CDS encoding acyl carrier protein is translated as MEKKIRNFIVDNFLFGDNSVTFSDDDSLSENGIIDSTGILGLVNFLESEFQISIENEEITPENLDSINKIVQFIKMKIGQMSMAD
- a CDS encoding NifB/NifX family molybdenum-iron cluster-binding protein; protein product: MKVAFTAQGNGWYEKVDLRFGRGRGFFVVDTNNEETRFIDNASNVEAAHGAGTSAAQIIINAGIDVLVTGHVGPKAGSVLKSAGIKVYSTEGNITLKDAYRLFKEGKLKEQEL
- a CDS encoding ferredoxin; amino-acid sequence: MKMAGMARQTMGSGGYCICPKCDYRAPHQRGVPCQEQRCPHCGARLMREGSYHHQLLLEKRKQKSERKDEGN
- a CDS encoding IS4 family transposase, which gives rise to MQIYGKIFSEPILKRINAIIARQPQISRRKLSREVCELMDWKSPNGKFQEMSCRKALLELDRRGLIKLPERKKSYAFEKKKKRKLDVPIASIEGHLSVLGEIVIEPIKSRYSKDSRAWFQLIENFHYLKSAKLCGAQIRYIVKSEKYGYIGALGFSSATYKLRARDAYIGWSEKARRENIQYVISNDRFLIVPTVKVKNLASFLLSKALQRIGTDWESRYGYRPVLVESYVDSSVFKGIGYLASNWLYVGNTSGRRDGIAKKVFLYPLQRNWRKILCQESADGLGQGRLIKDSSNWAEREFGSIRLYDNRLKQRLYAIADDFYNKPQANIPEACGGKARTMGAYRFFQNEKVTMDIILDAHTEATIDRIKEHKVVLAPQDTTILDYSTHPMTKDLGPTSHIDHQSIGLILHDTLAFSEDGTPLGVLDAQVWARDPKDRGKTRRRKELPIEQKESMKWLRSYRRVNEIAKLCPETLIVSVGDREADIYELFHEAQRKDSKAGLLVRVGKRRNRKVAGIDLWDYMSSQEERGQFQIHVPRRGNIRAREAKMSLRYSSIDLEPPKRFSSSKPIKVWAVYIREVDPPADIKSPIEWMLLTTVSVENFTDAYQRVQWYTRRWGIEIYHRTLKSGCRIKDRQLGSADRLETALAVDMVVAWRIYHMTMLGREIPDSPASVFFKEEEWKALYCYVHKTPIAPEEPMSLREAIRMVGQIGGHLGRKSDGEPGTVTLWRGIQRLDTATEMYIIFTSSRDGP
- the nadE gene encoding NAD(+) synthase, giving the protein MAFSKEDLNIDPAEETGRIVQWMRQSVGRRLHKQGAVIGISGGIDSSVCLALAVRAFGPQRVLGVALPEHESNSESLHLARNLAKQYGARFIVEEITDALSGFGAYARRDEAVKSVFPEFGEGYRSKIVLPPVTEKDTFNVFYLTIIAPDGQEKTKRLPLKEYLQIVAASNFKQRTRMSMLYYHADRLNYAVIGTGNKNEHEQGFFVKFGDGGADLKPIAHLFKTQVYQLAEFLGIPEEIRKRTPTTDTYSAECTQEEFFFRVPFEIGDLVWLGMERQVPPEEIARAASISVQEVINIQNDIKRKIRTAEYLKMNPLHLD
- a CDS encoding ATP-binding protein — its product is MKEIVIISGKGGTGKTSITAALGALAGKSAVVADCDVDAANLHLLYEPRVRHAEDFYSGKTAIIDNDLCTDCGLCAEKCAFDAIRYEYGQYMVDEVSCEGCAVCFHLCPVNAIRMEENLAGKWYRAQSRFDNEFVYAHLGIGQENSGKLVAKVKQEAKKIAENENIPFIFVDGPPGVGCPVISSLSNVDHVLLVTEASQSGLHDLQRLVELIEYFKLKASCVINKSDLNEQMASEIDDYCQKHNITVINHIPYHPEFVETLNAKKTLIEGKDKAIKQKIFQIYQFLTREEE
- a CDS encoding P-loop NTPase, which translates into the protein MKIAVASGKGGTGKTLIATNLAFVASRSKKAALYDLDVEEPNVALFFAQKEIDSQAVEKMIPIINDAVCDYCGICSQVCEYHAIITLADQVMVFPELCHSCYGCLEMCPAGAIEEGKKEIGRISLSQSDNLQFVSGTLKVGESATTALIKDTKKAGQNEAQIFIYDSPPGTSCPVIEAVKDMDYIVLVGEPTPFGLHDLDLLVQVVRQFDKPFGVVINKAMDEEDLITEYCRQKHIEVLGRIPHRQEIARAYARGQLITQAVEGMERLFLNLLNKITQKVNEVAA
- the asnB gene encoding asparagine synthase (glutamine-hydrolyzing), which translates into the protein MCGIAGIFQINGPIARAQDKIKNMVGQLFHRGPDECGFYFDYPIAMGMTRLSIIDVAGGSQPICNESEDIWVVFNGEIFNYKELRVLLEKFGHRFKTSSDTEVIVHSYEQWGEDFIRYLNGQFAISLWDRKKRQLLLARDRLGIRPLFYAFFKNKLIFASEIKAIFAEGSINPEVDFSGLNDIFTFWVTLPPRTAFKKINELPPGRMLTVDHRGVKETEYWDIPFQADVSDKKTTILQEELENLLTDAVRIRLRADVPVGAYLSGGLDSSIITALVNKIHRNKLKTFSVNFTDQAYDEQFYQETLISQLNTEHRSMRVDAVDILRHFHRVVWLAEKPMLRLAPAPLLALSSMVNGDGFKVVLTGEGADEFFAGYNIFKETRVRCFWAREPEADCRPLLLSRIYPYILSQQGTLNPFWQAFFKRHLQETENPFYSHLLRWENTAKIRHLLSEPIKSSCNYEDQLARAEAYLSKLKEISSPLSRAQYIEAKLFMNGYLLSSQGDRMLMGHSVEGRFPFLDHRVVAFAATLPEDLRLRGLNEKFLLKKTFKKILPSVILQRPKQPYRAPVSKNLFGHPELEWIEAFFRPQTLEQYGYFDPTRVGILKQKIIRQQTPLSLVDEMAIVAILSTQLWHFHFFEDLNNKAEKLPEKQKIVDQREA